The sequence below is a genomic window from Silene latifolia isolate original U9 population chromosome 7, ASM4854445v1, whole genome shotgun sequence.
TCTTAACTACCAAATTACAACATCATTATTTTTGCTTAAACTAGAAGTTGGGATTAATAATAAAATTGATTCCATTAATCATTATATTTCAATTGTACTTCCCACATAAAAATAAAACCAAACCACCCCCAATACAATTACAAATGATGTACTAGTTCCTTTGCTCTATTGATTTCCCCATGCTTGCTCCTTTTTCATCATCAAAAGAATAGACTCAATAAAATATtgtactttatgtaataatagcactaagactTGAAATGAGACTAAAtataaggatctcaacaatcctgAGAAACACGAGTCAGCTAAAACACttctagtaaggaagaaatctggtgggagaaacctagaaacggttttataaagctaaattttgacggatcgagaatagaaggcaATAAAGCTgttttaggatattctataagagatcataatggtaaTGTCGTTTTGTTAGGAGCAAAAAAATGTGGATCCAATAGTATTCTTCTTGCGGAaactctcgctttaaaagaaggcatTTTAGCAGCTTAAaccttaggaatctcaaagttaatcgtagagggtgataatttatgtgttattaactcaatcTGTAGTACTTGACAAATTTCTTGGGAAATTTCCAGTATTATCaaagatgtgaaattagaccttcattttttcgatgaagtgataattaaacattgtttTCGTGAAATCAACAAGATTgttgacttcatggcttctattggacattcatgtccaacactttcgaggtggtttgaaagccggtggcttcaacttatccctctcattcgaaaggatgagatagattGGTCATATTCCAAAtgatcaatctagttttcttaTCTTATAAAAAAATAGAATATTGTACTTTTTTTCAtctattttatttcctatttttgAGTATAAACTCTTATGAGACCGTTATGCggaaatatatttattagaaCATATTATTTCCTACAAGATTAAACTTCATATATTTCTATTTTGGAAAACTcaatttcacaaattctcatttgtgatggaCACTTTTCTTCACAAACTTGCGTCCTCTCACAAGCTCTGTAAGTGAGAGAGTAAGTGGGAGATAAGTTGTGAGAGGTCACAACTAGAGCTGAGCATCGGTCCAAAACCGGACCTCACCAAACACCGAAAAAATTATTTTAGTGGACCGAAGTTTGGACCTAAAAgtttcggtcttggaccggaccgaACCCTTTGTTTTCAGTCCGATCCGGGTTGACCGGTGAACtgaattttaattattataatcatcTGATGACAAGTAGGATTCTGACGTGGATCATGTAACACTGTAACAGAGACAAGATTTTCTGATGGATTCAGTTGATGGAGTTGGGCCACGTGGATTTATTTTGATAAAATTTATGTTTGTTTTGTATAGGAGATACTCAAGAAGTCAAAAGAGCATTGATAGCCAGAAATTATAAATTGTTTCTAAGGACAAAAATACGAAGTACCTAATAAATCAACTAAAACAAGGCCACTGCCTCAAAGACTTGCCGCAAATTGGGGGAGTAAAGGAGAGTCGGATATACTCAACCTTACCCTCGTGTTACACCAAAAAGAGATTGTAACCGAATAGTCTCCAAAAATAGAATGTGAAAAATGACTGAACCATCGCATCTGAGAACATGTGATGCCCTTGATCAAGACTTAAAGAGCTATTTGATGCTCGCAAAACTCGCAATCAGCTAGGTCAATACATTCGTTTTCAACATACATGTCAAGTACAAGTTCGGAATACCAGACCTAAACAACATCAATCAACAACAATAGTTCTGAAGGGCTCAAAACTGCACAAAACCGACTCCTGATGCTCAGAATCGATGCACACATCGACTGTGACAAGCTTGATATGCATCGTTAAAGCATTACAAATGGGATTAATTGATTTTTAAAATATTCTCGACGTCTTTCTAACAACCCTTTTCCCCCATTCTAAAGAGCTAACTATGGAATCAGCAGAAAAACAATAAATATATCAGGAAATGTATCTGTCTTGTTGCTCCTGCAGAAGCCGTGCTGAAGACTTGGCGTCCAAATACAAGGAATTTGCTTCCTCCATGTCAGCCTATAAGTTACATTTACCAGTATTAGTGTTTCCACATTTCGATGAATAAAACTTCATTCGACTTTATTTTAGTGAGGCAAGATGCCTATTCACTTAAATAGAGGGAGTAATAAGCTATTCCCTTTGTTCCATCCAGTTCTTTATCGTATGACACACTATACCTATGTGATCACACATTCGTCATTGCCAAAACTAATAGTGTAAAGAACCAACGGAGCAATCGAAAAAGGGATAATGCAAAGAACCAAATGGAAGACAGGTAGTAGCACAAAGAAACTATACCTTGGCAATCTTATCTCGGCCGTTCATTCGAGCAATGACACTAGCAGGTGATAGAAGCTGGACAGCATGTCTGGTAAGAACACAAGTTAGTTAaaagtaaaaatgtaaaataccACATGCTGAATAAGAAGCAAATATTTCTCTTTTTAGTACGCTATTTAAGGGCATTATGGTTTGTGAACTCATATTGTTCATCAACTTGCGTTTTCATCCGCATCTTAACTGTTTCAAACCAGCAATTGACGCGCCTCACTTTACCTCACtagctgcgtcatttccccaagCGCAAATATCATCCGCGTCTTAACAAGTTCTCAATTTTTGAAAACAAATCAGAAAGTTTAGTCATGGATAGGGAGATTAGCAAGCAAGACAAACCTTAAAGATGCTTGCTGCCCAATTTCGCCCAAGTAAGCAAGGCCTTCTTCATCTACAACCAGTTCCTCAACTTGAGCACGTATTGCTAAAATCTGCTCACACAGTTAAAGCACAGAGATGTGAATATAACAAGATGATTGTATAACTCTCCAGATTTAACATTTTCAATGAGTGAAGAATACCACTTATTTTAACAACCTGTATCATCTCGGCAGGACCATATGTCTCGGTTCGAATTATCAATAGTCGATCCAACAGATCAATAGGTATCCCATGAGGACTCTTCATAGTAGTTCCCCTGTAATAGACAAGTCAGCATCATTAAAGATAGCATAGCTACTACATGCAATTCTCTTCATTTTTTGGACGTCAGGACAAGGAAATCTAGAAGGCCACAAGGATTGCCAGGCACATAGAAATAATAGAATTAATGGCACACAAAAAAGTATAAAAGCTACTACGACAGAACGGTAGCCCTAATCCCAATGTAATTTGGTGTCGGCTAACATAATCCTCCTGTTGTTTCAAATTCTACGTTGTACTCGTTTTTTTCAAGTTATCATTCGTACCCCCAAAGTCTATTACTTATTCCAAATGGTGACCGTGTGAGTAATTTCCATTAGATTTTCCGCCTGTCCATAATTTCCGTCAATCATTGCTAATTAAGACCTTTTTtatccatatttccaatggagccaaagactcattactctgtggttatggattataatggaataaatcaaaatggctcactaaagtggttgtgcttctttcttttgtgaagtagcggtccttcgatgttctcgacgcaattttcatcttgggtcattcggaaacagcctctttgtgttgccacaagggtaaggttgcgtacatccgacccccctccCCCCTACCCCGCAATtagcgggagccattgaggcactggggtaatgttgttgtattccTAATTAAGCCCTTTCCTCCCTAGGAAACCCGGGCTAGAAGTCTAGAACTACTCCGTCTCTCTCCCTCACGTCTTTTTTAATACTCCTCAACCTTTAATCCATCATAGATAATTAGAAACCACCGACCACCTCCAGCAACCTAGACTACCATAGTCAAACCACCACCACTCATCCCCATTAAAAGCCAATCCCAACCCCAAACAATCATTGCTACTGAGTCCGCAAACCACAGCAATCAGCCCTAACTCCACCCTTCGACCGAACCGATATCTTTTGTCAAGCCCAAACAAGCTCTATCAACTTGCAAATTACTTGACGAGCCAAGATCTAGAGCTCCACCATTTAGAGGGGAGTGTCATAACCAATTGCGTACTAAAACTGTAACTGCGTAAATATGGTTCTTGTGGTGAAGGGAAAACTTGGTAGTTTATAGGTGATGTTCGATTTCAAGAAGCGGCTGGTTCTAGTGCTCAATTTAAGGACATTGATGAAGGCTTCAAGTAATTGGGTAGCTGACTGGATGTTGTTGATGGATGAAGGTATGAAGCTCTAGGTACAACATCAATTAAGGGGTAAGAAATCATTTCCAACCCAATTAAAGTAATTTAAAGGTGCAAATTGCGGGAGGGTCGCAGTTGAGCATTATTACTAGAGCAAAAAGGTACCAGTGACGTTTTGGAAAAATGAGGGGTACCATATCAAATTTGAAAAGGCAATAGGGTAGTACTACGTAAAAAACCCGATAAAAACTATTCAAAATAGCATCCAGCTCGCAGTAGATGAATCATAAATGGATATAAGTTGGTGGGTAGACACGACAACACCCCTTCCCTCAAGGCCTAACCTTCTTTCCCTCCAATGCAGACTTATGTCAACATTGTCTTGTTTCATGGTTGGGTGATAAGCTGTGATAATATCAAACAATCATTCACTGTCCTTTCTAATAACAACTGCTAGAAGCTCAAAATTTGCTCTCATCTCCGCAGATAAAAAGTAAAAAGTACTCAAAACTGTTTCCCTTAAAATAGCAAGAATCTACATTCATTGATGATGTGCTCAGATAACAAACTACATTTTGTATATTGTCAATATTACTTCACTAACAACTATTCGGCACCATACCTGACTTCGCATACTCCTCTATTTGTTGCGAAAATTACAATTGGGGACAGAGAGCTCTCGAGTGCCCGGTTCAAATATGAAAAGCACTCAATATCCAGCATGTGCACCTGTAATGCCTTTGTTAATACAAGACGAAATTGTACTCCACAATGATGGCTAGAAGAATAGTTCAAGGGGTAGTACCTCGTCAATAAATAAGACTCCAGGCACAAGCTCGGCAACCCCTTCATCTATATAACGATTAACTACCTGCAATGACAATAAAGTCAAGTGTTTGCACATATAACAACAATTGGGGGAATAGGAGGGGGTACAGCTTTACAGATGTACAAGCGCAATCAACTTTCTTTTTTCTAGTTTAGTGGCCACGCAAAATGCACTTGGAGGAGCAAAAGAAGTTAACACTGGCAACGTTCAGATTTTCAAAGTCTACGCTCCTACAATGTATGGGGATCATTTTTAGAGAGTTAGAGATGGTCTCAGTTAGGTTGTAGCTAGGTGCTTTCTAAGTCATGGAAATGTGAAACATAGAAGCGTAGATAAATCAGAAGCAGAATTAAACCCAGTAAATATTCTTTAAAAACCACCTCAACAGATATGAAACACGAATAAGATAACAGTATATGTAAGTATCTGAAATAAGATACCTTGTTGATTTCTTGCCGTAATTTATCTGTGATCTCTGTTTTTCTGGGCTTCATCATCTGACCCATCAGAGACAATATATCTTGTCCGCCTTGTGGCCTAGCATTTGCGGCATCAAGATCATGCAGTGTGACATCCTGATGAAGAATTTGTAAATGCACAAACCATCACCAACACAGACATGCTAAAGTATTTCtctaatataaatataaatgtcTGAATTTTATTGAAATAGCACTCTATTTTCTATAGCACAACTCTTACAATTATGACTTTCAAGGATTACATAATAATTGCAGTGGACATTAGCTGTAATATACTCGCTTAAGGAGAGTAAAACAGAAACGAATATCGGACAAGGAAGGTAAAAAACATGTTGAAAAGTAAAGGTGGTGAGGAAAAGTGGCTTAGATTGCCAAGAGACTCAAGATGGTCCTATAGATTTAAAAACGGTTGCTAATTTCCCAGCTATAGAAACACACTCTTCGCGGTCTACAAGTACATTTGTCATGTAAATAACTATAAATGATACAAGAATGTTAAGTATAAGTAGTTATCACGCAATAAAATGATTTGATACATGAGTACACGAGGATAACAGAAACAAACCTGCACTATTTCCTTCTTCTTGTGAACCTCCCCTTTGGGAAGTGGGACGTATTCCTCTGCCTCCAGGTCAAATTCTGTTGCAAAAGCATCGCTTCTCCCCACCCTCTTAACTGCCCCACTGTTTGCTTCAATATATATAACATCTCCAACAGCCACCTGCACCCATTGAAATAACGTATAAATCTTTGGATCACTGACAACATCAGGCAACACAATTTATGCATTAAAAAAGTAATATTTTCATAACTTTGCACTCAAGTAACTAATACTGTGAAGAATGCTTACgaagaacaaaaagaaaacaCACAGATGGCTCACCTTTTCCTTTATCAAAGCATCATAAATAGTTGGATCTAACTTCAATTGCTTGGTTCCTTTGACAGTCTTCAATCCGATGATTACATGACTTATGCTCTTACCATAGCCACCTGTCACGCTCTCTGTTTCTTCTGGTGAGAGCTCAGTAACCTAAACATAATAACACAATGCATTAAGAAGCCAAGCTATTTAGGCTTATCTAATGCTGATAAATGTTAATACTACTAAAGGAAATACATAAAATATGAATGCAGAAATTGACATGAAGAGCAAAGTGTTAATTCCAAATTCTATTTATGATACACTAATCAGATGACACCACAACAAGAGTTGTATTGTTGTattgttgtattgttgattgAATGTCAGAAAGAAACGCAAGTAAAAATGATTCTTTTGGAAAGAAAACAAACAGGACTTACCTCCCCTTCATAAACCTCCTTGTTTTCCTTGATACGTAAACCAATAGCACGTCTGAAATTTTCCATAAGAACCTCGGTCTTCTTCACTTCTGATGAGTAAACTTCTGAACCCACCATAGGACAGAAGGGAACCTGCAACAAATAACATTCCCAACAAGATTTAAATCTTGGCACTCTCAAATTCAGCAATCAGTTGCCTTCAGCCCCTAAAATGCAAatactactccctctgtcccggtcatttgttgttcttttccattttggggtgtctcagtcaattgtt
It includes:
- the LOC141591635 gene encoding ruvB-like protein 1, producing MRIEEVQSTTKKQRIATHTHIKGLGLDANGNAAPLASGFVGQGQAREASGLVVDMIRQKKMAGRALLLAGPPGTGKTALALGIAQELGSKVPFCPMVGSEVYSSEVKKTEVLMENFRRAIGLRIKENKEVYEGEVTELSPEETESVTGGYGKSISHVIIGLKTVKGTKQLKLDPTIYDALIKEKVAVGDVIYIEANSGAVKRVGRSDAFATEFDLEAEEYVPLPKGEVHKKKEIVQDVTLHDLDAANARPQGGQDILSLMGQMMKPRKTEITDKLRQEINKVVNRYIDEGVAELVPGVLFIDEVHMLDIECFSYLNRALESSLSPIVIFATNRGVCEVRGTTMKSPHGIPIDLLDRLLIIRTETYGPAEMIQILAIRAQVEELVVDEEGLAYLGEIGQQASLRHAVQLLSPASVIARMNGRDKIAKADMEEANSLYLDAKSSARLLQEQQDRYIS